TGCAAGCAATAATGCTTCCGGTGCGTCAGGTTCAAGTTTATTTATCCAATCATATAGTTTCAACGCATAAAAATATTCAGAAGGAAATTCCTCACCTTTCCAGATTACGTGCTCTGGTGATTGTTTGTTATAATCGTCAAAAAGAAGAAATGCTTGTTCTAATTTGTTCATATGCGTCGTATCATTACTACAAGATAACAAAGAAAGAACAAAACTTAAAATTTTGCTATTTTGTGTTCGGGGAATACGGCATTTATTTCCATTCAAAACAAAACGTTCACCGCAATCCCCCAAGGGACTGCAATGAACGTAAGGAATAGTGCTTGCGGCCTGCTTATCCTGTTAGAGCAAGTGCTCCGGCAATATTATATTTTCGCTTGAACTATCGGCGATTGGAGTCAAACGGCTTGTTTTTAAAGGGATCAAACCCGACCATATCGGAAGTTCCTTATCCTCTTCTTCATCAATGGGCATACCGGTTCTTATTTTTGCCGAAGCCTCCTCCAGTGTAAAAGCCAGCGCTGTTGTTTTCTTTACTTCGTTCAGTTTTACAGGTCTCAGGTACTCCCAGCTTCCCGGAACAATCTTATTTGTAAGCCACTCGAATGACGCTATTTTCAGATCTATATCATCTATTACTTCGGCTTTTGCAAAAACGACTACTGACCTGTAATTCACCGAATGACTAAATGCCGATTTTGCAACCACGAGTGCATCTACTAACATAACCGTGATACAAACAGGAATTCCCTTTTCAATTTCCCGAATGAAATGACTGCCCACTGATCCGTGAATGTAAATTTTGTTTTCATATCGAACAAAAGAGGTAGGGATAGAAAATGGCTGATCATCCACTGAATAACTAATGGTACAGAAAAGTGCTTCGTCGAGAATCGGGTAAATTGACTCAGGATCAAAATGAGCACGTTTTGCCGAGCGGCTCGGAATAAGTTTTGATTTTGGTGCTGACATATTTTGTTTTTTTACAAATTTGTCGGATTATTGGATCGCTGCAATCATCCAATTTTGACAAAACAAGTAGTCCACTCATGCAACCATTCGCTTCACTGATCAAGCCGGACAAAACTTCTAAACAGCCGGTTTATATTCAAATCGCAAACCAGTTGATGGAATTAATCCGACAAGGTTTTTTACAACCCGGTTTTCAGTTGCCCAGCAGCAGACAACTGGCTGATTCGTTAAACATACATCGCAAAACAGTCGTCCGTGCTTATGAGGAGTTGCTGGCCCAGGGTTGGGTGGAAAGTCGCATTGGTACCGGTACTTTTGTTGCCGCTCACCTTCCTGAAATTATACCCCAGTCTCCTTTAAATGAAACTATGGGGCATATTGATTCGAACAAAAAAGCTGGTTTTACCTTCGACCAAAAGCCTCATTTGAACCGGGCAGTAATCAAAAATAATATTAAACTACACCTGGACGATGGTTTTCCGGATCCAAGACTTGCACCTTTGGAAGAACTTTCACGTGCGTACCGTACACAGCTGCTAACCGGAAATCCATACACCAGACTGGGTTATGGCGACACGGCCGGATCCTATTGGCTGCGTAAAGAATTGTCTTTGTATTTAAATGAAACAAGAGGATTGAAAACATCTCCGGAAAATATTCTGATCACGCGCGGGACTGTGATGGGTTTATATCTGGCAAGTACAGGATTGCTTAAATCAGGAGATTCTGTTGTTTTGGGAGAATTGAGCTGGTCCAGTGCCAGCAATAATTT
The nucleotide sequence above comes from Dyadobacter subterraneus. Encoded proteins:
- a CDS encoding pyridoxamine 5'-phosphate oxidase family protein, giving the protein MSAPKSKLIPSRSAKRAHFDPESIYPILDEALFCTISYSVDDQPFSIPTSFVRYENKIYIHGSVGSHFIREIEKGIPVCITVMLVDALVVAKSAFSHSVNYRSVVVFAKAEVIDDIDLKIASFEWLTNKIVPGSWEYLRPVKLNEVKKTTALAFTLEEASAKIRTGMPIDEEEDKELPIWSGLIPLKTSRLTPIADSSSENIILPEHLL